A window of Streptomyces sp. NBC_01224 genomic DNA:
CAGCCATCCACCGCGGATTCACCACCCGCGCCCGGAACACCCGGTGCGTCTCCTCGCCCAGCGTTCGCGTCTTCACCTGGTCCGGCGTGGCGCTGTCGCCGACGTACGCCTCGGGCGACTCGCCGGTCAGATGGCGCACCATGGCCACCATGCCGCCGTGGTACTGGAAGTAGTCGTCGGCGTCCACCAGGTCGTGTTCCCTGGTGTCCACGTTCTTCGCCGCGACCGCGATCCGCCGGAATGCCGTCTCCATGTCCCCGCGCGCCGCCCGCCCGTCGAGCCCGCGCCCGTAGGCGTAACCGCCCCACACCGCGTACACCTCGGCCAGATCCGCGTCGCTCCGCCAGTTCCGCGCGTCGATCAGCGGCAGCAATCCCGCGCCGTACGCCCCCGGCTTCGACCCGAAGACGCGTGCCGTCGCCCGGCGCCGGTCGCCGTGGACCGCCGTGTCCTCGTCGGCGTGCGCCCGTACGTAGTTGGCGTCCGCCGGCTCGTCCAGCTCCGCCACCGTCCGTACCGCATCGTCGATCAGCCCCACCACATGCGGGAACGCGTCGCGGAAGAACCCGGAGATCCGCACGGTCACATCGATGCGCGGGCGCCCCAGCTCGATCACGGGCACGACCTCGAACCCGGTCACCCGCCGCGACGCGTCGTCCCACACCGGCCGGCAGCCGAGCAGCGCAAGGATCTCCGCGATGTCGTCGCCCTGGGTACGCATGGCGGAGGTGCCCCACACGGTCAGGCCGACCGACTTCGGGTAGTCGCCCGTGTCGGCGAGGTACCGGGCGATCAGGGAGTCCGCGAGGGACTGGCCGACCTCCCACGACAGCCGGGACGGAATCGCCTTCGGGTCCACGGAGTAGAAGTTGCGGCCCGTCGGCAGGACATTGACGAGCCCGCGCGTGGGCGATCCGGACGGGCCGGCCGGTACGAAGCCGCCGTCCAGCGCCCGCAGGATGTGGTCGATCTCGTCCGTCGTCCGGGCCAGCCGCGGTACGACCTCCTCGCACGCGAAGCCCAACACGGCCACGGCGTCCGGGAGTTCGAAGCCGAGGACGTCCCGTACCAGCCCCGCCACGGCCGCGAGGTCCCAGCCGCGCTCCTCCATGCCCTCCGCGAGCCGGCGGCACAGCTTCTCCAGCAGATCGATCGCGTCCGCACCGGTGCGCGCCGGGCCGTCGACCAGTTCGGTCAGCTCGGCCGGCACCTTCACCGCGGCGCCCGGCTCGGCCAGCAACTCCTTCTCGCTGAGCCCGAAGTGCTCGGCGATCGACGCCCGCAGCCCGGGGAGTGCGTTCGCCGTTCCGCCCCACACCTGGGAGGCGCGCAGCACGGCCAGCACCAGGTTGACCCGCGCCTCGTCGACGGGGCCGCCGCCCAGGATGTGCAGGCCGTCCCGGATCTGGACGTCCTTGATCTCGCAGAGGTAGCCGTCGATGTGCATGACGAACGAGTCGAAGTCGTCGTCGCCGGGCTGTTCGTCGACATGGAGGTCGTGGTGCAGCTCGGCGGCCTTCACCAGCGTCCAGATCTGTGCCCGCACCGATGGGGCCTTCGTCGGGTCGAGATCACTGACCAGCGCGTACTCGTCGAGCAGCTGCTCCAGCTTGGCCAGGTCGCCATAGGTGTCGGCGCGCGCCATCGGCGGCACCAGATGGTCCACCACCGTGGCGTGCCCACGGCGCTTGGCCTGGGTGCCCTCGCCCGGGTCGTTGACGATGAACGGATAGATCAGCGGCAGTTCACCGAGCACGGCATCGGGGCCGCAACCGGAGGACAGGCCGAGGCCCTTGCCCGGCAACCACTCCATCGTGCCGTGCTTGCCCATGTGGACGACGGCGTCCGCACCGAAGGAGTTTTCCAGCCAGCGGTACGTCGCCATGTAGTGGTGCGACGGCGGCATGTCCGGGTCGTGGTAGATCGCGATCGGGTTCTCGCCGAAGCCGCGTGGTGGCTGGATCAGCACCACCACGTTCCCGAACTGCAACGAGGCGAGGACGATGTCGTCCCCGTCCACGTACAGCGAACCCGGCGGCTCGCCCCAGTGCTCCAGCATCGAGTCGCGCAGCTCCGGTTCCAGCTTGTCGAACCAGGCCCGGTAGTCGGCGAGCGGCACACGCGCGGGCGCTGCCGCGAGCTGCTCCTCGGTCAGCCACTCCACGTCGTGGCCACCGGCGTTGATGAGTCGGTGGATGAGCTCGTCGCCGTTGTCGGGGTGTCCGTCGACTCCGTAACCGGCGTCGCGCAGGGCGTCCAGGACCCGCACCGCCGATGCGGGCGTGTCCAGACCGACGGCGTTGCCGACGCGCGAGTGCTTGGTCGGGTAGGCGGTGAAGACGAGGGCGAGCTTCTTCTCGGCGTTCGCCTTGTGCTTCAGGACGGCGTGGCGGACCGCGATTCCGGCGACGCGCGCGGCCCGTTCCGGGTCGGCGCGGTACACCGGTACGTCGTCGGGACCCTCCTCCTTGAAGGAGAACGGGACGGTGATCAGACGGCCGTCGAACTCGGGGATCGCGACCTGCATCGCGGCGTCCATGGGGGAGAGCGCGGCGTCGGAGGCGTCCCACGCGGCGCGCGTGGAGGTCAGGCACAGGCCCTGCAGCACAGGGACGTTCAGATCGGCGAGCGCGCCGATGTCCCAGGCCTCGTCGTCGCCCCCGGCGGAGGCGTCCGACGCACGGGTGCCGCCTGCCGCGAGCACCGTGGCGACCAGGGCGTCGGCCCTGCCGAGCAGCTCGTAGAGACCGGCGTCCGCGCCGCGCAGCGAACCGCAGTACACGGGAAGGGCGTTGGCGCCACGGGCCTCGACCGCGTCACAGAGGACGTCAACGAACGAGGTGTTCCCGGACAGCTGGTGCGCCCGGTAGAAGAGCACGCCGACGGTCGGGCGGCCCTCGACGAACGAGCGGCTGCCGTGCAGGCCCCACTCGGGCATCTTCTGCGGTTCGGCGAAGCCGTGGCCGGTCAGCAGGACGGTGTCGGAGAGGAAGCGGGCCAGTTCTACGAGGTTTCCGGGGCCGCCCTCCACGAGGTAGCGCAGCGCCTCGGCGACGACACCGGCGGGTACGGACGACTCGGCCATCAGCTCCGCGTCCGGCACGGCCTCGCCGCCCAGCAGCACGGTGGGGATGCCGGATGCCTTGAGGACGGCCAGCCCGTCCTCCCAGGCGCGCTTGCCGCCGAGAAGGCGGACGACGGCGACGGAGGAACCCTCGATCAGTGCGGGGAGTTCCTCGTGGACGTCGACGCGGGTGGGGTTGCCGATCCGGTACGGCGCGCCGGAGGCGCGGGCGGCGAGGAGGTCCGTGTCGGCGGTCGACAGCAACAGCACGGTGCTCATAGGGGCGTTCATGCGCGTGCTCCAGGTGCTCCGGGGGCGATGAAGGGAAGTCCTGACGGCGCACCCGACTCGATGAGCCGCAGCAGCGCGTCGGTGTCCGCGTGTTCTTCGATGAGGTCGCCGAGGCGGTCGAGCTGTTCCTCGCGCAGCGCGGCGAAGCCGGTGTCGGGGGCGGGGACGAAGCGCCGGCCGGCGGCCCGCGCGACCTCGCTCAGGAAGCGGCGGCGGAATTCGTCGCTCTCCAGCGAGCCGTGCCAGTGGGTGCCCCACACGGCGCCGACCCGGCAGCCGTCCAGGAATGGTTCGCCGCCGCTTACATCGGCGACGCCATGGTGGATCTCGTACCCCTCGACGGGGGCGCCGAGCGCCTCGCCGGCGGGGCGGGCGAGGGTTTTCTCGCGGTCGAAGCGGATGCGTACGGGCAGCAGGCCGAGGCCGTCGATGTGCCCGGCCCTCGACTCGACGTCGTCCTCGATGTGTTCACCGAGGAGCTGGAAGCCGCCGCAGATGCCGAGGACCGGCCGGTCCTCGGCTCCACGCCGCACCAGGGCGTCGGCGAGGCCGCGCTCGCGCAGCCAGGCCAGCGCGTTCACGGTGCCGCGGGTGCCCGGCACGATGACGAGGTCGGCGTCGGCCAGCTCCTCGGCGCGGTCCACGAACCGGACGACGACGCCCGGTTCGGCGGCCAGTGCGTCCACATCGGTGAAGTTCGACATCAGGGGTACGGCGCACACCGCGACGCGCAGCACGTCGTCGCCGTGCGGCGGCGCGACGACCGATTCGCGTACGGCTCCGCGCAGCGAGACCCTCAGCCCGTCCTCCTCGTCGATGCCGAGTCCGTGGGCGAAGGGCAGCACCCCGTAGGTCTGCCGCCCGGTGATCCCGCGCAGCATCTCCAGGCCGGGCTCCAGCAGCGACACGTCGCCACGGAACTTGTTGACGAGGTAGCCGGCGATCAGCGACTGGTCCTCGGCGTCGAGCAGCGCCGTCGTACCGAAGAACGAGGCGAAGACGCCACCGCGGTCGATGTCGCCGACGACCACCACCGGGAAGCGTGCCGCCCGCGCGATGCCCATGTTCACGATGTCCGTGCGCCGCAGATTGATCTCGGCCGGACTGCCCGCCCCCTCGCAGATCACTGCGTCATACGTGCCCCGAAGCTGCTCCAGACAGTCCACGACCGTGCCGAGAAGCGCTTCCTGCCTGCCTCCGTGGTAGCCGCGTGCGCTCATCTCGCCCACCGGTCTGCCCATCAGGACGACCTGGCTGGAGCGGTCGCTGCCGGGTTTGAGCAGGACCGGGTTCATCAGCGCGGTCGGCTCCACCCGGGCCGCCTGGGCCTGCATGGCCTGGGCGCGCCCGATCTCGGCACCCTCGCGGGTGACGAACGAGTTCAGCGACATGTTCTGCGCCTTGAAGGGCGCCACCTTCACGCCCCGGCGTACGAGCCAACGGCAGATGCCTGCCGTGACGACGCTCTTGCCCGCGTCCGAGGTGGTTCCGGCGACCAGCAGCCCGCCGCTCATGTCCGTCTCCGTCCTGCGATCCGACGTCCTGTGACCTGAAGTCCCGTGACCTGAAGTCCCGTGACCTGAAGTCCTGCGGACCGAAGTCCTGCGGACCGAAGTCCTGCGGACCGAAGTCCTGCGATCCGTCGTGCGGCGAGGCCCGCACCCAGTCGTCCCGCCACACACACGCCGAGGGCCAGCGCACTCACCCGGCGCGACAGCCGTACCGCGCGTTCGATGTCCTCGGTCTCCACCGCCCGGCCCGCCTCCCCGTTGAGGACGGGGCGGTGTTCGACCCGGCCGCCGTACGCGAGAGTCCCGCCGAGCCGTACGCCGAGCGCACCCGCGAACGAGGCCTCCACCGGGCCCGCGTTGGGGCTCGGGTGCTTCGCCGCGTCGGCCCGCCACGCCCGTACGGCTCCACGCGGCCGCCCCCCGGCGGCCACGGCGAGCAGGGCTGTGAGCCGGGCACCGGGCCAGCCCGCGAGGTCGTCGAGGCGGGCCGAGGCCCAGCCGTAGCGCCGGTGGCGGGGCGACTTGTGGCCGACCATGGCGTCGAGGGTGTTGGCGGCCCGGAATCCGACGAGCCCGGGCACACCGGCCAGCGCACCCCACACCAGGGCGCCGACCACGGCGTCCGAGGTGTTCTCGGCCACGGACTCCACCACGGCGCGGGCGATCTGCGGTCCGTCGAGGGAGTACGGGTCGCGCCCGCACAGATGCGGCAGACGCTCGCGGGCCGACTCGATGTCACCGGCCGCCAGGGCGCCGCCGATCGCCCGGGCCTCACGCCCCAGGGACGTACCGCCGACGACGGACCAGGTGGCGGCCGCGGTCAGCGCGACGGAGGCGACGGGGTGGCTGCGTACGGCACGGGTGATCAGCGCCGCACCACCCGCGGCGCCTCCGGCGCACACGAGCATGTGCAGCGCGCCCCACCCGCGGTGGTCGCGCCACAGACGCCGCTCGACGCCCGCTGCGGCCCGCCCGAAGGCGGCGACCGGATGTCCCCTGCGGGGGTCACCGAGCAGCAGATCGCCGATCAGACCGGCCGTGGCGCCGTACGCGAAAATGCGGTCGGCACGCACGGCTCAACCGGCCGATACGCCTCGAAGGACCTTCGTACAGGCGGCTCTCGTCGAGAGCGCCACAGCAACGGACGCACGGCAGCCAGGCATGGCGATATGTCCTCACTCAGGGTCCGCGCCCTGGTTCGACGTGACCGGCGACGAGAGTCTCCTGGCTCCCGGATCCGCAGTTCCCCCGGCCTTCCAACCCGCTCGCGCGTGCCGTGACTTCCGGTGTGGGGGACTGCTCCCCGGTGACAGTGGCGGGACCGCGCCGGATTCGCACCGGCTTCCTCTGCTGTCGCCGTAATTGGCTCCGGCAGTCCACCACGCTCCGCGAACGCCCGTCAACTTGCCGTTGACCTGCGACGGTGCAGTGTGCTGAGCCCCACATCGGACCGGGCACACCACAACGGGCCGGACACACGAGGTGTGTCCGGCCCGACGGGGGAGTGCGCGGAGGAGGGCTCAGGCGACGATCAGATAGATCCCGTACGCGACCGCCGCAGCGCACAGCGCGAAGCAGACGTAAGCGCCGACGCGGGCCAGCAGGAGCGAGCCTCCGGAGCCGCCCTGCGCCGCCGGTTCGGGCTGCTTGGAGAGACCGACGATGCCCAGGGTGAAGAAACCCACCAGCGCGACGGTGACGACGAGGGAGACGCCGAAGACGGAGCCGAGGGCTGCCCAGTCGATGTTCATGCTGAATCCTTAGACGGCCTGCCTAGGCGGCTGGCCTAGACGGTGGCGGGTCGCGCCGGGTCCTGGGTGGTTCCGGCCGGAGCCG
This region includes:
- the cobN gene encoding cobaltochelatase subunit CobN; its protein translation is MSTVLLLSTADTDLLAARASGAPYRIGNPTRVDVHEELPALIEGSSVAVVRLLGGKRAWEDGLAVLKASGIPTVLLGGEAVPDAELMAESSVPAGVVAEALRYLVEGGPGNLVELARFLSDTVLLTGHGFAEPQKMPEWGLHGSRSFVEGRPTVGVLFYRAHQLSGNTSFVDVLCDAVEARGANALPVYCGSLRGADAGLYELLGRADALVATVLAAGGTRASDASAGGDDEAWDIGALADLNVPVLQGLCLTSTRAAWDASDAALSPMDAAMQVAIPEFDGRLITVPFSFKEEGPDDVPVYRADPERAARVAGIAVRHAVLKHKANAEKKLALVFTAYPTKHSRVGNAVGLDTPASAVRVLDALRDAGYGVDGHPDNGDELIHRLINAGGHDVEWLTEEQLAAAPARVPLADYRAWFDKLEPELRDSMLEHWGEPPGSLYVDGDDIVLASLQFGNVVVLIQPPRGFGENPIAIYHDPDMPPSHHYMATYRWLENSFGADAVVHMGKHGTMEWLPGKGLGLSSGCGPDAVLGELPLIYPFIVNDPGEGTQAKRRGHATVVDHLVPPMARADTYGDLAKLEQLLDEYALVSDLDPTKAPSVRAQIWTLVKAAELHHDLHVDEQPGDDDFDSFVMHIDGYLCEIKDVQIRDGLHILGGGPVDEARVNLVLAVLRASQVWGGTANALPGLRASIAEHFGLSEKELLAEPGAAVKVPAELTELVDGPARTGADAIDLLEKLCRRLAEGMEERGWDLAAVAGLVRDVLGFELPDAVAVLGFACEEVVPRLARTTDEIDHILRALDGGFVPAGPSGSPTRGLVNVLPTGRNFYSVDPKAIPSRLSWEVGQSLADSLIARYLADTGDYPKSVGLTVWGTSAMRTQGDDIAEILALLGCRPVWDDASRRVTGFEVVPVIELGRPRIDVTVRISGFFRDAFPHVVGLIDDAVRTVAELDEPADANYVRAHADEDTAVHGDRRRATARVFGSKPGAYGAGLLPLIDARNWRSDADLAEVYAVWGGYAYGRGLDGRAARGDMETAFRRIAVAAKNVDTREHDLVDADDYFQYHGGMVAMVRHLTGESPEAYVGDSATPDQVKTRTLGEETHRVFRARVVNPRWMAAMRRHGYKGAFEMAATVDYLFGYDATAGVVDDWMYEKLSAEYVFDETNRDFMKKSNPWALRGISERLLEAAERGLWAEPDAETLERLRATYLELEGDLEGDE
- a CDS encoding cobyric acid synthase, whose amino-acid sequence is MSGGLLVAGTTSDAGKSVVTAGICRWLVRRGVKVAPFKAQNMSLNSFVTREGAEIGRAQAMQAQAARVEPTALMNPVLLKPGSDRSSQVVLMGRPVGEMSARGYHGGRQEALLGTVVDCLEQLRGTYDAVICEGAGSPAEINLRRTDIVNMGIARAARFPVVVVGDIDRGGVFASFFGTTALLDAEDQSLIAGYLVNKFRGDVSLLEPGLEMLRGITGRQTYGVLPFAHGLGIDEEDGLRVSLRGAVRESVVAPPHGDDVLRVAVCAVPLMSNFTDVDALAAEPGVVVRFVDRAEELADADLVIVPGTRGTVNALAWLRERGLADALVRRGAEDRPVLGICGGFQLLGEHIEDDVESRAGHIDGLGLLPVRIRFDREKTLARPAGEALGAPVEGYEIHHGVADVSGGEPFLDGCRVGAVWGTHWHGSLESDEFRRRFLSEVARAAGRRFVPAPDTGFAALREEQLDRLGDLIEEHADTDALLRLIESGAPSGLPFIAPGAPGARA
- a CDS encoding cobalamin biosynthesis protein, which encodes MRADRIFAYGATAGLIGDLLLGDPRRGHPVAAFGRAAAGVERRLWRDHRGWGALHMLVCAGGAAGGAALITRAVRSHPVASVALTAAATWSVVGGTSLGREARAIGGALAAGDIESARERLPHLCGRDPYSLDGPQIARAVVESVAENTSDAVVGALVWGALAGVPGLVGFRAANTLDAMVGHKSPRHRRYGWASARLDDLAGWPGARLTALLAVAAGGRPRGAVRAWRADAAKHPSPNAGPVEASFAGALGVRLGGTLAYGGRVEHRPVLNGEAGRAVETEDIERAVRLSRRVSALALGVCVAGRLGAGLAARRIAGLRSAGLRSAGLRSAGLQVTGLQVTGLQVTGRRIAGRRRT